A window from Hymenobacter volaticus encodes these proteins:
- a CDS encoding restriction endonuclease gives MKLQFDSSQDYQLDAVRAVVDVFRGQPLQSGGAETVFQQEGSSLNFNDHSVGNQLVVAEKQLLANVREVQARQQLSQSATLARTTFEKDSQQHVIPLNLTVEMETGTGKTYTYLRTIYELHQHYGFHKFVVVVPSVAIREGVLKNLEITHEHFQTLYGQVPINFSSYDSSRLGILRNYSASDTLQVLVMNIDAFTKDSNIINTKRETGVRPIEYLQRVRPVVIVDEPQNMETDVRRAALANLNPLCLLRYSATHKHLYDLVYSLNPVQAYDRGLVKQIVVDGITGGTNHNAAFVELQAIVPGKQTLAAKLRFFENGKTGVKQVEKRLKPGDDLFTLSNGRDAYQEGFVLNEIDAAAGLVRFSGGLVVHLGASQGASTEDVLKFQVKQTVLHHFRRVKQLRPRGIKVLSLFFIDRVANYRGTNEAGFPMLGKLGVWFEEAFQEYASQPEYQGLIPYAASQVHAGYFSQDKKGVKDTNGTTKVDDDTYNLIMKDKERLLSQAEPVQFIFSHSALREGWDNPNVFQICTLSEAKTALRKRQEIGRGLRLPVDAAGQRVQDKSLNLLTVVANESYESFARALQAEIEEETGVKFEERIKNAREVASIQLTKELTPEACPLFFEVWSRIQHKTRYRVQYSSVDLVREAVEELRDFTRVPLTGSAKLMSETAYLTMGERTGVQATQQTATASQLPAANFAIPDVYAYIQQRVDVTRQTIFEILKQSERYDELEINPQLFLDQVVRVLQQKLNKLLVAGVQYERLLTQQHDLHIFADEERGAFQSNLFAVDVYPEKTLYNYAYVESDTERAFVRDLEANEAVKFFFKLPRGFKIPTPVGHYVPDWVVLLEADGPVYFVAEIKLALDEQRREVENLKIQCGQKHFALFATEAVYYDVVATVPEMLDKIKSRSRIATVN, from the coding sequence ATGAAACTCCAGTTTGATAGCTCGCAAGACTACCAACTCGACGCCGTGCGAGCGGTAGTGGACGTATTTCGGGGGCAGCCACTCCAGTCCGGCGGGGCAGAAACGGTGTTTCAGCAGGAAGGCAGCTCACTGAACTTCAACGACCACAGTGTGGGCAATCAGCTAGTAGTGGCGGAAAAGCAATTACTGGCCAACGTGCGTGAAGTGCAAGCCCGGCAACAGCTAAGCCAGTCGGCAACCTTGGCGCGCACCACTTTCGAGAAAGACAGTCAGCAACACGTAATTCCGCTAAACCTGACTGTGGAAATGGAAACGGGCACTGGCAAAACCTACACCTACCTGCGCACGATCTATGAACTGCACCAGCACTATGGGTTTCACAAGTTTGTGGTGGTGGTGCCCAGCGTGGCCATCCGGGAAGGCGTACTTAAAAACCTGGAAATAACCCACGAGCATTTCCAAACGCTCTACGGCCAAGTGCCCATCAATTTCAGCTCCTACGACAGTAGCCGCCTTGGGATTTTGCGCAACTACTCCGCTAGTGACACGTTGCAGGTGCTGGTCATGAACATCGATGCCTTCACCAAGGACAGCAACATCATCAACACCAAGCGCGAAACGGGGGTCCGGCCGATAGAATACCTTCAGCGGGTGCGGCCTGTTGTAATCGTTGACGAGCCACAAAACATGGAAACCGACGTGCGCCGGGCGGCCCTGGCCAACCTTAACCCACTCTGCTTGCTGCGTTACTCGGCCACGCACAAGCACCTCTACGACCTGGTGTATAGCCTCAACCCCGTGCAAGCTTACGACCGGGGCTTAGTGAAGCAAATTGTGGTGGATGGCATTACGGGCGGCACCAACCACAATGCGGCCTTCGTGGAGTTGCAGGCCATTGTGCCCGGCAAGCAGACGCTAGCCGCCAAGCTGCGTTTTTTTGAAAACGGCAAAACGGGCGTCAAGCAGGTGGAAAAACGTCTCAAGCCCGGCGACGACCTGTTTACGCTTTCCAATGGGCGAGATGCGTATCAGGAAGGGTTTGTGCTCAATGAAATAGATGCCGCAGCCGGCCTTGTGCGCTTCAGCGGAGGCCTAGTGGTGCATCTTGGAGCCTCACAAGGCGCCTCAACCGAGGATGTGCTGAAGTTTCAGGTTAAGCAAACGGTGCTGCACCACTTTCGGCGCGTAAAGCAGTTGCGGCCGCGCGGTATCAAGGTGCTGTCGTTGTTTTTCATCGACCGGGTAGCTAATTACCGAGGCACCAACGAAGCTGGCTTCCCTATGCTTGGCAAGTTGGGCGTTTGGTTTGAAGAGGCTTTTCAAGAGTACGCCAGCCAACCCGAATACCAGGGCCTGATTCCTTACGCGGCCTCGCAGGTGCACGCCGGATATTTTTCGCAGGACAAAAAGGGGGTGAAGGACACCAACGGCACCACCAAAGTCGATGATGACACCTACAACCTCATCATGAAAGACAAGGAGCGGCTGCTCAGCCAAGCCGAGCCGGTGCAATTCATTTTCTCGCACTCGGCCCTGCGCGAAGGCTGGGACAACCCCAATGTATTTCAGATATGCACGCTCAGCGAGGCAAAAACCGCTTTGCGCAAGCGCCAGGAAATCGGGCGTGGCCTGCGCTTGCCGGTAGATGCGGCCGGCCAACGCGTGCAGGACAAAAGCTTGAACCTGCTGACAGTGGTAGCGAATGAAAGCTACGAAAGCTTTGCGCGGGCTCTGCAAGCAGAAATTGAAGAAGAAACGGGTGTGAAATTCGAAGAACGAATCAAAAACGCCCGCGAAGTAGCTTCCATACAACTCACGAAAGAGCTGACCCCAGAGGCTTGCCCCCTATTTTTTGAAGTTTGGTCACGAATCCAGCACAAAACCCGCTACCGAGTGCAGTATAGCTCGGTGGACTTGGTTCGGGAGGCGGTTGAGGAACTGCGGGACTTCACACGCGTACCCCTGACAGGGTCGGCGAAGCTGATGAGCGAAACGGCCTACTTAACCATGGGCGAGAGAACTGGTGTACAAGCTACGCAGCAAACAGCCACGGCAAGCCAACTGCCTGCCGCCAATTTCGCCATTCCGGATGTGTACGCCTACATTCAGCAGCGCGTAGACGTGACGCGGCAAACCATCTTCGAAATTCTGAAACAGTCGGAACGGTACGATGAGTTGGAAATCAATCCTCAGCTTTTCCTCGATCAGGTAGTACGCGTACTTCAACAGAAACTCAATAAACTGCTCGTAGCTGGCGTGCAGTACGAGCGCCTGCTTACCCAGCAACACGACCTGCACATTTTCGCCGACGAAGAGCGGGGAGCTTTCCAAAGCAACCTGTTTGCTGTGGACGTTTATCCGGAAAAAACGCTCTACAACTACGCCTACGTGGAAAGTGACACGGAGCGCGCCTTTGTCCGCGACCTAGAAGCAAATGAGGCGGTAAAGTTCTTTTTCAAGCTTCCCCGCGGCTTCAAAATTCCCACCCCAGTTGGCCACTACGTACCTGACTGGGTTGTGCTGCTAGAAGCAGATGGTCCCGTGTATTTTGTGGCCGAAATAAAATTAGCCTTGGATGAGCAGCGGCGAGAGGTCGAAAACCTGAAAATTCAATGCGGCCAAAAGCATTTCGCTCTTTTTGCAACCGAGGCCGTGTACTACGATGTGGTAGCTACTGTGCCAGAGATGCTTGACAAAATCAAATCCCGCAGCCGCATAGCAACGGTAAATTAA
- a CDS encoding DUF349 domain-containing protein: MLPENDQAAPANSDNNSESPLSILERRLAEIRSKQEPTSADDITERPATEVNPTVGEPAGAGTAELPADVTASSAATQAPTHDPSVSDPQARAEDHYGDQNPGVLSAHQATDESASATAGATDFAAPAEELSISSTAPAGSSSGSIDEDPSITSPSAVAAEADTLTVAPEQEVVASEESASNTETLVAATPDTELPVEELHAAPEIEDFPEGIAHLTTSSPTPATPENTASEGEAHSEEDEFVPETAISDFATLDLPAQTTQLLTLLRRSDARQNRKQITDLYRQYETAINADRTAARQRFTEAGNEGEDFQYTGPESYAELSKLMQEFRDSRVRDAKAEDDQRARNLLHKQHLLSQLRVLVESAETKDSSARIKALQNDWKATGPVPQKDTQELWNSYHALLDIFYNNRGLFFEMKELDRRRNLEAKEALIARAEALTQQSSINKALNDLRQLHEEWKHIGPVPNEQREALWQRFLQASEQVHNRKKEFLDVRSTQENANLARKTTLLEQLLPFGEFHTERVNEWRAKTDELQKLKEEWDAAGLVPRDKADAMNKQFWGAYKGFFQHKNQFFKALDEEKNSNLKRKLELIDQAEAALANPDWEQGREIVIRLQKDWKTIGRVPEKQSDKVWNRFRTACDAFFDRKNQEVKQRQEKVQQASQAQTSYLDQLAASVASLSADTPGTLDGFRQHVQEWRDFGSAESNPRGNNERADERFQSLMGKYLDMVPSLSYAERAELLFNLQVERLKSSPDSQQQLYKKEQALRREINELENDISTLQTNLEFFARSKNAAQLRQEYQGRIDEAQNRIDALKKQLRVIRS, encoded by the coding sequence ATGCTACCCGAAAACGACCAAGCCGCCCCCGCTAATTCTGATAATAATTCGGAATCGCCGCTAAGCATCTTAGAGCGCCGTCTGGCGGAAATCCGCTCCAAACAAGAGCCTACTTCTGCCGACGACATCACGGAGCGTCCCGCCACAGAAGTGAATCCAACTGTTGGGGAACCAGCTGGGGCCGGCACCGCCGAACTCCCTGCCGACGTAACGGCGAGCTCAGCCGCTACGCAGGCGCCCACGCACGATCCATCCGTTTCTGATCCGCAGGCTCGCGCCGAGGACCATTATGGTGACCAGAACCCAGGAGTGTTAAGTGCTCACCAAGCAACCGACGAAAGCGCCTCAGCTACTGCAGGGGCTACCGATTTTGCGGCACCCGCCGAAGAATTAAGTATATCGTCAACGGCACCAGCCGGAAGTAGTTCCGGTAGTATTGATGAAGATCCTTCTATTACCTCTCCATCGGCAGTAGCCGCCGAGGCCGATACCTTGACCGTTGCTCCCGAGCAAGAAGTAGTAGCCAGCGAAGAATCCGCGTCGAACACGGAAACCCTGGTTGCTGCAACGCCTGATACTGAACTGCCAGTTGAGGAGCTGCACGCCGCACCTGAAATCGAGGATTTCCCCGAAGGCATTGCGCATCTCACCACTTCCTCACCAACGCCTGCAACTCCCGAAAACACAGCTTCGGAAGGGGAGGCTCACTCGGAAGAAGACGAGTTTGTGCCGGAGACGGCCATTTCAGATTTTGCCACGCTCGACCTGCCCGCGCAGACAACCCAGCTGCTGACCTTGCTCCGGCGCTCGGATGCGCGCCAAAACCGCAAGCAAATCACCGACCTCTACCGCCAGTACGAAACGGCCATCAATGCCGATCGTACTGCTGCCCGCCAGCGTTTCACCGAAGCTGGTAATGAAGGAGAGGACTTTCAGTATACAGGTCCAGAAAGCTATGCCGAACTAAGCAAGCTGATGCAGGAGTTCCGCGATAGTCGCGTTCGAGATGCCAAAGCCGAAGACGATCAGCGCGCCCGCAACCTGCTGCACAAGCAACATCTGCTTTCCCAGCTGCGGGTACTTGTCGAGTCGGCCGAAACCAAGGATAGCTCGGCCCGCATCAAGGCGCTGCAAAACGATTGGAAAGCTACTGGCCCCGTACCGCAGAAAGACACGCAGGAATTGTGGAACAGCTACCACGCCCTGCTCGATATTTTCTACAACAACCGCGGCCTGTTCTTCGAGATGAAAGAGCTGGACCGCCGCCGCAATTTAGAAGCCAAAGAAGCGCTTATTGCCCGGGCCGAGGCGCTAACCCAGCAGTCGAGCATCAACAAGGCACTGAATGATTTGCGGCAGCTGCACGAGGAGTGGAAGCACATCGGGCCAGTACCCAACGAGCAGCGCGAAGCGCTTTGGCAGCGGTTCTTGCAAGCTTCCGAGCAGGTGCACAACCGCAAGAAAGAATTCTTGGATGTGCGCTCAACGCAGGAAAACGCCAACTTAGCTCGTAAAACAACTTTGCTAGAGCAGTTGCTGCCCTTCGGTGAATTCCATACGGAGCGCGTGAATGAGTGGCGTGCCAAAACCGATGAGCTGCAGAAGCTGAAAGAAGAATGGGATGCTGCTGGCCTGGTGCCCCGCGACAAGGCCGATGCCATGAACAAGCAGTTCTGGGGCGCTTATAAGGGATTCTTCCAGCACAAAAATCAGTTCTTCAAGGCTCTCGACGAAGAGAAAAACAGCAACCTCAAGCGCAAACTAGAGCTGATCGATCAGGCCGAAGCAGCCTTGGCCAATCCCGACTGGGAGCAAGGGCGCGAAATCGTGATTCGGCTTCAGAAAGATTGGAAAACTATCGGCCGCGTGCCCGAAAAACAGTCCGATAAGGTTTGGAACCGTTTCCGGACTGCATGTGACGCGTTTTTCGACCGCAAAAATCAGGAAGTAAAGCAGCGCCAGGAAAAGGTGCAGCAAGCTAGCCAAGCTCAAACCAGCTACCTCGACCAACTGGCCGCAAGCGTAGCATCCTTGTCAGCGGACACCCCCGGTACTCTCGATGGCTTCCGCCAGCATGTGCAGGAGTGGCGGGATTTTGGAAGTGCCGAAAGCAACCCGCGCGGCAACAACGAGCGGGCCGATGAGCGGTTCCAAAGCTTGATGGGCAAGTACCTTGATATGGTGCCGAGCTTAAGCTATGCCGAGCGCGCTGAATTGCTCTTCAACTTGCAAGTGGAGCGTCTCAAGTCCAGCCCCGACTCGCAGCAACAACTCTATAAAAAAGAGCAGGCTTTGCGCCGCGAAATCAACGAGCTAGAAAACGACATCTCGACGCTGCAAACCAACCTCGAGTTCTTTGCTCGTTCTAAGAATGCTGCTCAGCTCCGCCAAGAGTATCAGGGCCGCATTGATGAGGCGCAAAACCGAATTGACGCTCTGAAAAAGCAATTACGCGTAATTCGAAGCTAA
- a CDS encoding YqgE/AlgH family protein has protein sequence MPRLRSSSLLISQPFLGDPNFERSVVLLCRHDETEGSFGLVLNCSSNLQLADVLQLPISTDSEVAQMPLYIGGPVQPDTLHYLHQRPDVPESIALGQDVYWGGDFTVLMGLLLSGDLSPDAVRFYAGYSGWTAGQLADEIGDNVWIVHPDAAGKVFTLDNDAFWQAILREKGGRYRALSNYPVDPRLN, from the coding sequence ATGCCTCGTCTTCGCTCCAGCAGTCTGTTGATTTCACAGCCTTTTCTTGGTGATCCTAATTTTGAACGTTCCGTAGTACTCTTGTGCCGTCACGATGAAACAGAAGGCTCGTTTGGGCTCGTGCTCAACTGCTCCTCCAACCTTCAACTAGCTGATGTACTGCAACTACCTATTTCCACTGATTCGGAGGTAGCCCAAATGCCGCTGTATATAGGCGGTCCCGTTCAGCCCGACACGCTCCACTATTTGCACCAGCGCCCCGATGTGCCCGAATCCATTGCTTTAGGGCAGGACGTGTATTGGGGCGGCGACTTCACTGTTTTGATGGGTTTACTGCTCAGCGGTGACCTTTCGCCAGACGCGGTACGCTTTTATGCCGGCTACTCGGGCTGGACGGCCGGGCAACTAGCCGACGAAATCGGGGACAATGTTTGGATCGTGCATCCGGATGCTGCCGGGAAAGTCTTTACTTTGGACAATGATGCTTTTTGGCAGGCAATTTTGCGGGAAAAAGGCGGACGCTACCGCGCTCTGTCCAACTACCCCGTTGATCCGCGCCTGAATTAG
- the pdxH gene encoding pyridoxamine 5'-phosphate oxidase, with product MLDPHLADLRKTYAQRTLSEADVLPTAVPQFRVWLQEALQAQLDEPTAMTVSTVAANGQPSARVVLLKGLPDDAAFLFYTNYDSRKGHDLAERPLAALTFFWPGLERQVRVEGRVEKAPEALSTEYFQSRPRGSQIGAWASPQSQVISSREELEEREKSIAADFDGQELLPRPPHWGGYLLRPHRIEFWQGRPSRLHDRIVYELEGDTWRLSRLAP from the coding sequence ATGCTCGACCCGCACCTGGCCGACCTGCGCAAAACCTACGCTCAGCGCACCCTTTCGGAAGCGGACGTACTGCCCACCGCTGTTCCTCAATTTCGGGTTTGGCTGCAAGAAGCCCTTCAAGCCCAGCTCGACGAACCCACAGCCATGACCGTGTCTACGGTAGCCGCCAACGGGCAGCCTTCGGCGCGGGTGGTCCTGCTGAAAGGCTTGCCCGACGACGCGGCCTTTCTCTTCTACACCAACTATGACTCGCGCAAAGGCCATGACCTAGCCGAACGCCCGCTGGCCGCCCTTACTTTTTTCTGGCCGGGCCTGGAACGGCAAGTACGGGTAGAAGGCCGGGTGGAAAAAGCCCCCGAAGCCTTGTCGACCGAGTACTTTCAAAGCCGCCCCCGCGGCAGCCAGATTGGGGCTTGGGCCTCGCCCCAGAGCCAGGTGATAAGCAGCCGGGAAGAACTGGAAGAACGCGAGAAAAGCATAGCTGCTGATTTTGACGGCCAAGAACTGCTGCCGCGCCCACCACACTGGGGTGGATATCTACTACGTCCGCACCGCATCGAGTTCTGGCAGGGCCGCCCAAGCCGCTTACACGACCGAATCGTGTATGAACTGGAAGGCGACACTTGGCGCCTAAGCCGCTTAGCTCCTTAA
- a CDS encoding DUF1015 domain-containing protein: protein MAEIQPLRGWRYNPVLSQHIDDYVSPLFDVVSQKQREALYRNQFNSIHLSVPRGQDAAGEARERLQEWQQTGVLRQDELPGIYVYYQYFRLPGSTREFCRKGFMCHIRAYAWTDDVVLRHENTLPSSVNDRAELLARTEFQTSATHGLYRDDAFELERWMDEAMQDPLYQTEEDYQGARDVLAVIQDARIIDRFQAVLAQRQVILADGHHRYEGSLAYRQARLAADPTATGTEGWNYHLMYLTNSAADDLRILPTHRLLLELPGNPTDAELLARLEPYFVVLPKEDAYDLPELIAGKQWAFGLYLQDGQAYKLRLRPEVHTQLDWDTTQEVKNLDLTVLHFFVLEKVLGIVGPDAQRQWPGVAYVRSFSECLKRVDAGEARAALFTNEVTMDEVERVCHSGAVMPPKSTFFYPKTIGGFLFSSIRTEETAHPFLVG, encoded by the coding sequence TTGGCTGAAATTCAACCTTTACGTGGCTGGCGGTACAACCCGGTTTTAAGCCAGCACATCGACGACTACGTTTCGCCTCTCTTTGATGTCGTGTCGCAGAAGCAGCGAGAGGCGCTCTATAGGAACCAGTTTAACAGCATCCATCTTTCAGTGCCGCGCGGCCAAGATGCCGCGGGCGAGGCGCGGGAGCGACTGCAAGAATGGCAGCAAACGGGCGTGCTGCGCCAAGACGAGCTACCGGGCATCTACGTGTATTATCAGTACTTCCGGCTGCCGGGCAGCACGCGCGAGTTCTGTCGCAAAGGCTTTATGTGCCACATCCGGGCCTACGCCTGGACCGATGATGTGGTACTGCGCCACGAAAATACCCTGCCTTCGTCCGTCAACGACCGAGCTGAGTTACTGGCCCGCACCGAGTTCCAAACTAGCGCCACCCACGGCCTCTACCGCGACGACGCATTTGAGTTGGAACGGTGGATGGATGAGGCCATGCAGGACCCACTCTACCAGACCGAAGAAGATTACCAAGGCGCCCGCGACGTGCTGGCCGTCATTCAGGATGCCCGTATCATCGACCGGTTTCAGGCGGTGCTAGCCCAGCGCCAAGTGATTCTGGCCGATGGGCACCACCGCTACGAAGGCTCTCTTGCGTATCGGCAGGCCCGGCTGGCCGCCGACCCCACCGCTACCGGTACCGAGGGCTGGAACTACCATTTGATGTACCTCACAAATTCGGCCGCCGATGATCTGCGCATTCTGCCCACGCACCGTCTGCTGTTGGAGTTGCCTGGTAACCCAACGGATGCCGAACTACTGGCCCGGCTGGAACCCTATTTCGTGGTGTTGCCCAAGGAAGATGCATACGACTTGCCCGAATTAATTGCCGGTAAGCAGTGGGCATTTGGATTGTATCTGCAAGATGGGCAGGCGTACAAGCTACGGCTGCGGCCCGAAGTACATACGCAACTCGACTGGGACACCACCCAAGAAGTGAAAAATCTGGACCTGACGGTGCTCCACTTTTTCGTACTAGAAAAAGTGTTAGGTATTGTTGGACCGGATGCGCAGCGGCAGTGGCCGGGCGTGGCCTATGTGCGAAGCTTCTCGGAGTGCCTCAAGCGCGTAGATGCCGGAGAAGCCCGCGCCGCCCTGTTCACCAACGAAGTTACCATGGACGAGGTGGAACGAGTATGCCATTCGGGCGCTGTTATGCCGCCTAAGTCCACGTTCTTCTATCCTAAAACCATCGGTGGTTTTCTCTTCAGTAGCATCCGCACCGAAGAAACCGCACATCCTTTTCTGGTTGGTTGA
- a CDS encoding Maf family nucleotide pyrophosphatase: MKLVLASNSPRRRQLLTDLGVPYTVRLQEVDESFPEHLRRAEVAEYLAAHKAAAYRAGLAPDEVVLTADTIVCLDDDVLNKPADDAEAIRMLTRLQGRAHDVFTGVCLLGGDGRQVVFSDQTRVVFRALSPTEIEYYVHQYQPLDKAGAYGAQDWIGMVAVTRLEGSYFNVMGLPVHRVWDELLKLGFPFNV; the protein is encoded by the coding sequence ATGAAATTAGTTTTAGCTTCTAATTCGCCGCGGCGTCGGCAGCTACTCACCGACTTGGGGGTACCTTATACCGTGCGCCTACAGGAAGTAGACGAGTCCTTTCCTGAGCACTTGCGCCGCGCTGAAGTAGCCGAGTATTTAGCTGCTCACAAAGCCGCGGCCTACCGCGCAGGTCTGGCCCCCGACGAGGTAGTGCTAACGGCCGATACTATTGTTTGCCTCGACGACGACGTGCTCAACAAGCCCGCCGATGACGCCGAAGCCATCCGAATGCTTACCCGCTTGCAAGGTCGCGCCCACGACGTATTCACGGGCGTGTGCCTGCTCGGCGGCGATGGTCGGCAGGTGGTATTCTCCGATCAAACCCGAGTCGTTTTCCGCGCCCTTTCGCCCACTGAAATCGAGTATTACGTGCACCAATACCAACCCCTCGACAAAGCTGGTGCCTACGGTGCGCAAGACTGGATTGGCATGGTAGCCGTAACTCGCCTCGAAGGCTCTTACTTCAACGTGATGGGCCTGCCCGTACACCGGGTTTGGGACGAGCTACTAAAACTAGGCTTCCCTTTCAACGTTTAG
- a CDS encoding DUF4259 domain-containing protein — translation MSTWGYYTFDNDAAADFAETFLEKPNEAVLYEALATAAEEEGQIELADASVALAAAEIVAGILGKPAQDLPPGLVQAITHLDADGDDLRELAEQAVKVVLANSQLQEERAKGEDYDAWQQLQQNLLTRLQDSEDE, via the coding sequence ATGAGCACTTGGGGCTACTACACATTCGACAACGACGCGGCAGCTGATTTTGCCGAGACTTTCCTGGAAAAGCCTAACGAGGCCGTGCTCTACGAAGCACTGGCTACGGCGGCTGAGGAAGAAGGCCAAATAGAACTTGCGGATGCTAGTGTTGCCTTAGCGGCGGCCGAAATTGTGGCCGGCATCTTAGGTAAGCCAGCCCAGGATTTGCCTCCTGGCCTAGTACAGGCCATTACACACCTCGATGCTGACGGAGACGACCTGCGCGAATTAGCCGAGCAGGCTGTAAAAGTAGTGCTGGCCAACTCGCAGCTACAAGAAGAGCGTGCCAAAGGCGAGGATTACGATGCTTGGCAGCAGCTGCAACAAAACCTGCTGACGCGTCTCCAAGACAGCGAAGACGAATGA
- a CDS encoding TolC family protein, whose translation MKPRFTSRLHPLWAAGCGALLLSNVATAQTTTPAQPPAGTVTAPAASPTAPWTLQSAIDYALQNNLTVRQSQLSSDLNGATLRQSKAALLPTANVSGTQAWNYGTTVNPLTNVFQDQTTRTNNFSGNTQITLFSGFQLRNTVKRNALEYEAGVYDADKARNDLALNVASAFLQTVLAAELLRSNEVRVNSSQQQVDRTKKLLKAGSVAESNLLDSEAQLATDQYNVVTAQNQLTIARLQLAQLMNLDAAATRALQVTTPQLADPNERSLDDTDPEATYQTAQTQQPDIKAADLRVRSALRNVDVARGGYYPRLFLNASIFTGYSSLYTRPIITGDSVQLPLPVFQFDPATGQPLPTSFVALSPKQPVRSSTSSDFPDQIKNNLGRSVQFALQIPILNGLQVRTNVQRSQIAVKQAELRLDQARLTLRQNIQQAYADALASQRQYIASRQQVQALSAAYRNAEIRFNNGLLNGTEFNIAKNNLTAAESSMIQAKYQFIFRRKVLDFYQGKPIAL comes from the coding sequence ATGAAACCACGCTTTACTTCTCGGTTACACCCTTTGTGGGCGGCCGGCTGCGGCGCGCTGCTGCTGAGTAATGTAGCTACGGCTCAAACCACCACGCCCGCGCAGCCACCGGCGGGTACGGTAACAGCCCCGGCGGCGTCGCCTACGGCGCCCTGGACGCTACAAAGCGCAATTGACTATGCGTTGCAAAACAACCTAACGGTGCGCCAAAGTCAATTGTCATCGGATCTGAATGGGGCAACGCTGCGCCAGAGCAAGGCTGCGCTATTACCTACCGCCAACGTGTCGGGCACGCAAGCGTGGAACTATGGTACGACGGTGAACCCGCTGACCAACGTGTTTCAGGACCAGACCACACGCACCAACAACTTCTCGGGTAACACGCAGATAACGCTGTTTTCTGGGTTTCAGCTGCGCAACACGGTGAAGCGTAATGCCTTGGAGTACGAAGCCGGCGTGTACGACGCCGACAAGGCGCGCAACGATCTGGCCCTGAACGTAGCCTCGGCGTTTCTACAAACGGTGCTTGCCGCGGAGCTGCTACGTTCCAACGAAGTGCGCGTAAATAGCTCGCAGCAGCAAGTAGACCGCACGAAGAAGCTGTTAAAAGCTGGCAGTGTAGCAGAAAGCAACTTGCTTGATAGCGAGGCGCAGCTTGCCACCGATCAGTACAACGTGGTTACGGCTCAAAATCAGCTGACTATTGCGCGCTTGCAACTAGCTCAGCTTATGAACCTAGATGCGGCTGCTACCCGCGCCTTACAAGTAACAACGCCTCAACTGGCTGATCCCAATGAACGGTCGTTGGACGATACCGATCCGGAAGCAACCTATCAAACGGCACAGACGCAGCAGCCCGACATTAAAGCGGCTGACTTGCGCGTGCGCTCGGCCCTGCGCAACGTGGATGTGGCTCGCGGAGGCTATTATCCTCGGTTGTTTTTGAACGCCAGTATCTTTACGGGTTACTCTTCGCTTTACACGCGTCCCATCATCACCGGCGATTCGGTGCAACTGCCGCTGCCGGTTTTTCAGTTCGACCCTGCAACGGGCCAACCGCTGCCCACTTCCTTCGTGGCGCTGTCGCCGAAGCAGCCAGTGCGCAGTTCCACTTCCAGCGACTTCCCCGACCAAATCAAAAACAACCTAGGCCGGTCGGTGCAGTTTGCTCTGCAAATACCCATTCTCAATGGGTTGCAGGTGCGCACCAACGTGCAGCGCTCTCAAATTGCGGTAAAGCAAGCTGAGTTGCGGCTCGATCAGGCCCGGCTTACGCTGCGTCAGAATATACAGCAGGCCTACGCCGATGCGCTAGCTTCTCAGCGGCAGTATATTGCCTCGCGCCAGCAGGTGCAGGCACTAAGTGCTGCTTATCGTAATGCCGAGATTCGTTTCAACAACGGGTTGCTCAATGGCACCGAGTTCAACATTGCCAAAAACAACCTGACGGCTGCCGAGTCGAGCATGATTCAGGCTAAGTATCAGTTCATCTTCCGTCGCAAAGTGCTGGATTTCTATCAAGGCAAACCTATTGCCCTATAA